Proteins from one Catenuloplanes atrovinosus genomic window:
- a CDS encoding carbohydrate ABC transporter permease: MAVETVDTPVRDTVPTPARGERSLTGLWFALPFLVIYAVFMIWPILAGLWSSLFNTSLAGGDVEFLGLSNYAELARDGAVWDSLWNTIYFTLLSTPPLVLVGLVMALLAHRARRTGWLLRFSFFMPFLLPVTVVALIWLWIYQADFGLLNAAVQWFGGGRVAWINDERTAMWAVVICTLWWTVGFNFLLYLAALQGIPRELHESAAVDGASPRQRLWRITLPLLRRTTGLILVLQLIASLKIFDQVYLLNEGAAAPITRPLIQYVYEQGFTSYRIGYASAISYLLFLIIMLVAFAQFKIFPAGRDD, translated from the coding sequence ATGGCCGTGGAGACGGTTGACACGCCGGTGCGGGACACGGTTCCCACGCCGGCACGCGGGGAACGATCACTCACCGGGCTCTGGTTCGCGCTCCCGTTCCTGGTGATCTACGCGGTCTTCATGATCTGGCCGATCCTGGCCGGGCTGTGGAGCAGCCTGTTCAACACCAGCCTGGCCGGCGGCGACGTCGAGTTCCTGGGGCTGTCCAACTACGCGGAGCTGGCCCGGGACGGCGCGGTCTGGGACTCGCTGTGGAACACGATCTACTTCACGCTGCTCAGCACGCCGCCGCTGGTGCTCGTCGGGCTGGTCATGGCGCTGCTGGCGCACCGCGCACGGCGTACCGGCTGGTTGTTGCGGTTCTCGTTCTTCATGCCGTTCCTGCTGCCGGTCACCGTGGTCGCGCTGATCTGGCTGTGGATCTACCAGGCCGACTTCGGGCTGCTCAACGCCGCGGTGCAGTGGTTCGGCGGCGGCCGGGTCGCGTGGATCAACGATGAGCGGACCGCGATGTGGGCGGTGGTGATCTGCACGCTCTGGTGGACGGTCGGCTTCAACTTCCTGCTCTACCTGGCCGCGCTGCAGGGCATCCCGCGGGAGCTGCACGAGTCGGCCGCGGTGGACGGCGCGAGCCCGCGCCAGCGGCTGTGGCGAATCACGCTGCCGCTGCTGCGCCGCACCACCGGGCTGATCCTGGTGCTGCAACTGATCGCGTCGCTGAAGATCTTCGACCAGGTGTACCTGCTGAACGAGGGCGCGGCGGCGCCGATCACCCGGCCGCTGATCCAGTACGTGTACGAGCAGGGCTTCACCTCGTACCGGATCGGCTACGCGAGCGCGATCTCGTACCTCCTCTTCCTGATCATCATGCTGGTGGCCTTCGCCCAGTTCAAGATCTTCCCGGCCGGGAGGGACGACTGA
- a CDS encoding carbohydrate ABC transporter permease produces the protein MRTRLPLSLLGVAVAILWLIPLAWAIDTSIKPEGETTRVPVTWIPDVFTLDAYRDVFTASDVPLWLLNSLVVATGVTVLTLAAASLAAYGFSRLDFPGKNWLFALILAGIMVPPQALIVPLFHQMQSLGLIDTYWGIILPQLAAPVIVFILKKFFDGLPREYEQAAALDGASRLRMFWSVVLPMSRPVLAAVGVFTFVGAWNNFLWPFIVISDPDLMTVPVGLGTVQSSYGLRYAEVMASAVIGGLPLVVVYAFLQRHVIRGVGDAGLKG, from the coding sequence ATGCGCACCCGTCTACCGCTCTCACTCCTCGGGGTCGCGGTGGCGATCCTCTGGCTCATCCCGCTGGCCTGGGCGATCGACACGTCGATCAAGCCGGAGGGGGAGACCACGCGGGTCCCGGTCACCTGGATCCCGGACGTGTTCACGCTGGACGCCTACCGGGACGTCTTCACCGCCAGCGACGTGCCGCTCTGGCTGCTCAACAGCCTGGTGGTGGCGACCGGCGTGACCGTGCTGACGCTGGCCGCGGCCAGTCTCGCCGCGTACGGCTTCTCCCGGCTGGACTTCCCCGGCAAGAACTGGCTGTTCGCGCTGATCCTGGCCGGCATCATGGTGCCGCCGCAGGCGCTGATCGTGCCGCTGTTCCACCAGATGCAGTCGCTCGGGCTGATCGACACGTACTGGGGCATCATCCTGCCGCAGCTGGCCGCGCCGGTCATCGTCTTCATCCTGAAGAAGTTCTTCGACGGCCTCCCGCGCGAGTACGAGCAGGCCGCGGCGCTGGACGGCGCGAGCCGGCTGCGGATGTTCTGGAGCGTGGTGCTGCCGATGTCCCGGCCGGTGCTGGCCGCGGTCGGCGTGTTCACGTTCGTCGGCGCGTGGAACAACTTCCTGTGGCCGTTCATCGTGATCAGCGACCCGGACCTGATGACCGTGCCGGTCGGGCTCGGCACCGTGCAGAGCTCCTACGGCCTGCGGTACGCGGAGGTCATGGCGTCCGCCGTGATCGGCGGCCTCCCCCTGGTCGTCGTCTACGCGTTCCTGCAACGGCACGTCATCCGCGGCGTCGGCGACGCCGGACTCAAAGGTTAG
- the arfA gene encoding arabinosylfuranosidase ArfA — protein MQHATVTLDPAFTVAPVRRRTFGSFVEHLGRCVYTGIFEPGHPAADADGLRQDVLALVRELGVSMVRYPGGNFVSGYRWEDGVGPLDRRPRRPDLAWHTIETNRFGTDEFLRWCGRAGVEPMMAVNLGTRGVAEAVDLLEYTNHPGGTHFSDLRAANGNPKPYDVRLWCLGNELDGPWQVGFKTAREYGRLAAQTARAMRMLDPNLTFVAVGSSGSGMPEFGAWEAEVLAETYEEVDLISAHAYYEEVDGDLGSFLASNLDMEHVIRAVTATADHVGARLKSTKRIGISFDEWNVWYLSRFQNQPPPTTWETAPRQLEDVYHVADAVVVGSLLISLLRHSDRVEAAAQAQLVNVIGPIFTEPGGRAWRQTIFHPFAQASALARGTVLRVAVDSPVYQTPKYGDAPLVDAVATRDDDTGEVALFVVNRSIDHPVRLTIGTRAFDRDLTIGAATVLADDDVYATNTADAPDRVAPRPHPGVTPGSLDVVLPPVSWNVVPLS, from the coding sequence GTGCAGCACGCGACAGTCACGCTCGACCCCGCGTTCACCGTGGCCCCGGTGCGCCGGCGCACGTTCGGCTCGTTCGTCGAGCACCTCGGCCGCTGCGTCTACACCGGCATCTTCGAGCCCGGCCACCCCGCCGCGGACGCGGACGGCCTCCGCCAGGACGTGCTCGCGCTGGTCCGGGAGCTGGGCGTGTCCATGGTCCGCTACCCGGGCGGCAACTTCGTCTCCGGTTACCGCTGGGAGGACGGCGTCGGGCCGCTGGACCGGCGGCCACGCCGGCCCGACCTGGCCTGGCACACGATCGAGACGAACCGGTTCGGCACGGACGAGTTCCTGCGCTGGTGCGGGCGGGCCGGCGTGGAGCCGATGATGGCGGTCAACCTGGGCACCCGTGGCGTGGCCGAGGCCGTCGACCTGCTCGAGTACACCAACCACCCGGGCGGTACGCACTTCTCCGACCTGCGCGCGGCCAACGGCAACCCGAAGCCGTACGACGTGCGGCTCTGGTGCCTCGGCAACGAGCTGGACGGGCCGTGGCAGGTCGGGTTCAAGACCGCCCGGGAGTACGGCCGGCTCGCCGCGCAGACCGCGCGCGCCATGCGCATGCTCGACCCGAACCTGACGTTCGTGGCCGTGGGCAGCTCCGGCTCCGGCATGCCCGAGTTCGGCGCGTGGGAGGCGGAGGTGCTCGCCGAGACGTACGAGGAGGTCGACCTGATCTCCGCGCACGCCTACTACGAGGAGGTGGACGGCGACCTCGGCTCGTTCCTGGCGTCCAACCTGGACATGGAGCACGTGATCCGCGCGGTCACCGCCACCGCGGACCACGTCGGCGCGCGGCTGAAGTCCACCAAGCGGATCGGCATATCGTTCGACGAGTGGAACGTCTGGTACCTCAGCCGCTTCCAGAACCAGCCGCCGCCCACCACCTGGGAGACCGCGCCGCGCCAGCTCGAGGACGTCTACCACGTGGCGGACGCGGTCGTGGTCGGCAGCCTGCTCATCTCGCTGCTGCGGCACAGCGACCGGGTCGAGGCCGCGGCGCAGGCCCAACTGGTCAACGTGATCGGCCCGATCTTCACCGAACCGGGCGGGCGCGCCTGGCGGCAGACGATCTTCCACCCGTTCGCGCAGGCCTCCGCGCTGGCCCGCGGCACCGTGCTGCGCGTCGCCGTGGACTCGCCGGTCTACCAGACGCCGAAGTACGGCGACGCGCCGCTGGTCGACGCGGTCGCCACCCGGGACGACGACACCGGCGAGGTGGCGCTGTTCGTGGTCAACCGGTCGATCGACCACCCGGTCCGGCTGACCATCGGCACCCGCGCGTTCGACCGCGACCTGACCATCGGCGCCGCCACCGTGCTGGCCGACGACGACGTCTACGCGACCAACACCGCGGACGCGCCGGACCGGGTGGCGCCGCGCCCGCACCCCGGCGTCACGCCCGGCTCGCTCGACGTGGTCCTCCCGCCGGTGTCCTGGAACGTGGTCCCGCTGTCCTGA
- a CDS encoding GDSL-type esterase/lipase family protein: protein MDTALLRGALEIERTAHGLLPHRLPGWARAQADDPQLAMVEAEPSGVRLALRTAATWIELDTLPLRWSYTGVPARPPVAYDLLIDGVLVARAVADGGDDVAIDLATGARTHTTGPVATLRFDGLPAGEKDVEIWLPHRERTELRDLRADAPIAPATDTGRRVWLHHGSSISHGSNADGPSTTWPALAARAGGVELINLGFGGNALLDPFTARVIRDTPADLISVKIGINVVNADLMRRRAFRPAVHGFLDTIRDGHPDVPLLVVSPILCPIHEDTPGPGAFDPDALAEGRIAFRATGNPAEVAAGRLTLRVIREDLARVVASRADPRLSYLDGLELYGEADAASLPLPDRLHPDAATHRLIGERFAARVFGADLWPTGTT, encoded by the coding sequence ATGGACACCGCACTTCTGCGCGGTGCGCTCGAGATCGAGCGCACCGCGCACGGCCTGCTCCCCCACCGGCTGCCCGGGTGGGCCCGCGCCCAGGCCGACGACCCGCAGCTCGCCATGGTCGAGGCCGAGCCCTCCGGGGTACGGCTCGCGCTGCGCACGGCCGCGACCTGGATCGAGCTGGACACGCTGCCGCTCCGGTGGAGCTACACCGGCGTGCCGGCCCGCCCGCCCGTCGCCTACGACCTGCTGATCGACGGCGTGCTCGTCGCGCGCGCCGTGGCGGACGGCGGCGACGACGTGGCGATCGACCTGGCCACCGGCGCGCGCACGCACACCACCGGGCCGGTCGCCACGCTGCGCTTCGACGGGCTGCCGGCCGGCGAGAAGGACGTGGAGATCTGGCTGCCGCACCGGGAGCGGACCGAGCTGCGCGATCTGCGCGCGGACGCGCCGATCGCGCCGGCCACGGACACCGGGCGCCGGGTCTGGCTGCACCACGGCAGCTCGATCAGCCACGGCTCGAACGCGGACGGCCCGTCCACCACCTGGCCGGCGCTGGCCGCCCGGGCCGGCGGCGTCGAGCTGATCAACCTGGGGTTCGGCGGCAACGCGCTGCTCGACCCGTTCACCGCGCGCGTCATCCGGGACACGCCGGCCGACCTGATCAGCGTCAAGATCGGCATCAACGTGGTGAACGCGGACCTGATGCGGCGGCGGGCGTTCCGGCCCGCGGTGCACGGCTTCCTGGACACGATCCGGGACGGCCACCCGGACGTACCGCTGCTGGTGGTGTCGCCCATCCTCTGCCCGATCCACGAGGACACGCCGGGACCGGGCGCGTTCGATCCGGACGCGCTGGCCGAGGGCCGGATCGCGTTCCGCGCCACCGGGAATCCGGCCGAGGTCGCCGCCGGCCGGCTGACGCTGCGCGTGATCCGCGAGGACCTGGCCCGCGTGGTGGCCTCCCGCGCCGACCCGCGACTGTCCTACCTGGACGGGCTGGAGCTGTACGGCGAGGCGGACGCCGCGTCGCTGCCGCTGCCGGACCGGCTGCACCCGGACGCGGCG